A single Bacteroidota bacterium DNA region contains:
- a CDS encoding DUF1622 domain-containing protein, which produces MVIMLWGIVLCLIQFFRSEISKKEIGSIDERKKIRIQLGTYLLLGLEFLIAADIIHSAHNPQLESLYVLGLIVLIRTVISFFLNRELEQNSIKKLSTHGEKG; this is translated from the coding sequence ATGGTAATTATGTTATGGGGAATTGTTTTATGCCTCATCCAGTTTTTTCGTTCAGAGATAAGTAAAAAAGAAATCGGTTCTATTGATGAACGCAAGAAAATCAGGATTCAACTTGGCACATATTTACTTCTTGGTTTGGAATTTCTTATCGCAGCAGATATCATACATTCAGCACATAACCCGCAACTGGAATCGCTTTATGTGCTGGGATTAATCGTTCTAATCCGCACTGTGATCAGCTTTTTCCTTAACCGGGAGTTGGAACAAAACTCTATTAAGAAACTTAGTACGCATGGAGAGAAAGGATGA